GTTTCCCCCGAGACGCGCTTTTACTTTCCGGTACACCAGACGGTCTGCACACTTCCATCGTTGGCGCAGAAAAGGCGGCCATTCACCGTTGATCAATCGGTCCATGGGCTGCTGGAGAATATACTCATAGCGCTCCATGCCAACCTGAACGGCCCAGTCAAAAATCTTCCGGCGCAACGGTGTGCTGGCTTTTATCTGATCCTGCACTCTGGCATACACTTTTTCCAGCAGGCGGGGCACGGTGATGATGCCCGTCGGTTTTACTTCCTGCAAATTATCCTGGATGGTGTCGATGCTTTCGGCATAGGCGATCGTCGCCCCCACGGACAAAGGCAAGAACTGTCCGGCCATCCGCTCAAACACATGAGACAGAGGTAAATACGAAAGCGTCACATCATCGGGCCGGGCTTCCAGACACCAGAATTGAACCCCTTCGATGTTGGACAAAAAATTGCCGTGGGTCAGCATCGCTCCCTTGGGCTCTCCCGTCGTTCCGGAGGTATGGATAATGCTGGCCAACTGATCGCGGTCGATCTCGCTCCAGATCCGCTCCCAGTTTTCCAATGGATGCTCCGCTCCGTTTTTCGCCAACTGGAAAAAAGACCAGACTCTCTCCACTCTCGGCAGGACGGCTCCCGGATGCATGACCACGATGCGGTGAATATTCGTCTCTCCCGATACCACCTTTTTCAACTGATCTCGATTTTCCACCACCGCCACCCTGCAATCCGCGTTTTGAAGGATATAAGTAACCTGGTTGGAGGGGAGCGTGGGGTAGATGGGTACACTGACCGCTCCCAAACTGCAAATGGCCAGATCCGAAACCGGCCATTTCGGGTTGTTTTCGGACACGATCGCCACTTTGTCGTTCCGACCCACCCCGAGTTGGGCCAAACCCGCGGCAACATGGCGAACTTCCTCCCAAAACTCCCCATACCTCATACTCCGGTAACTCCCGTCGCTCTTCCACATCAATACCGCTTTATCCGGGTAACGTTGAACGGAGTGATACACCATCTCCAGCAAATTTTTCGCCTTCATCGAAAAACCTCCCCGGCAAGAAACATGAAGGATGGTTTCATTCAGAGGGGGAACCCGGTGCGAATGAGGACACCGGGTCACCGTGTTACTTGAATCGGCCGGTGCCATATTGGCGTAACAAGTGATCCAGCTTCATTGCAAGCCCGATATTCCCCTTTACTTTCAGCTTCCCTGACATAAAGGCAGCGGTTCCATTCAAATTGCCGACCAGCATCTCTTTAAAATCATCCGTCGACATCTGCAGGGTACAATCGGCATCGGCGGTTGTCCCTTTTTCCACCTTCGCCTTGCCGTCGGACAGATGAAGTTGGTAGGTTCCTCCCTCATCTCCGGAGATGTCGTATTGATAAACGACGATCATCCCCTCGATTGGCTTCGGATTCTCATTCAGATTCTTTTCGATCTCTCTCCACATTTCTTCCACGGTGTAGTCTTTCATCTCTTTGGCCATTCTCCATTCTCCTCTCTATTTTTCAGAAATGGACTGAGGACGTGAACTACCCAAGAATCCCAGCCGTGTGGGATCTCAAACGCGCACCCCGTAGGGTTGGTATAGGTGGCGAGCGGTGATCAGTTTTTGGACTTGATTGGTACCTTCGAAAATATCGAATATTTTGGCATCACGGTAAAGTTTCTCTACGATATGTTCGTCTAAACCGACGGGACCCAATAGTTCCAGACATTTGGCACAGACATCGAGTGCCATTTTTCCGGAATAGGCTTTGCACATAGCGGCTTCTTTAGCATTAGGCTGACCGATGTCCGCTTTCCAGGCCGCCTCCCAAGTAAGAAGACGGGCCGCTTCGATATCCAATTCCGCTTGGGCCAACAACTCGGCAGCCAAATGAAAGAATCGCCCCTGCTTCGGATACTCGGTTCGAACGAGATCAAGGGTATATTCATAGGCGGCACGTGCGATCCCAATTGCCATGGCGGCCACGAGGGGACGGGTGTTGTCAAACGTCTTCATCGCCACTCGAAAACCGGACGGACCGGAACCCCGCGTCTCGTAAAAGGACTTACCACCGAGCAGGTTTTCCGCCGGTACGAAGCAGTCCTCGAGCAGCAACTCCGCCGTCTCTGAGGCGCGGATACCCATTTTGTGGGCCAAGCGGGTGCAGCTGAAGCCGGGAGTACCCTTTTCAACGACGAAGGCCCGGTGTCCCGCACGCCCCAGGTTCCGGTCGACAGTGGCGAAGACGACCACCCAGGAAGCACGCCCGCCATTGGTAATGAAAATTTTTTGTCCGTTGAGGATATACCCGCCGTCCGTTTTTTTGGCAGTAGTGCGGATTCCGGAGACATCAGACCCCGCCTCAGGCTCCGTCAATGCGTATGCCCCCCACCGCGGCGGCTCATCTTTTGAAAAAATGGATAAAAATCGCTGTTTCTGTTCCGGTGTTCCACTCGACTGCACCGGCGGCCCTCCCAGCCCCGGCCCCGGAAGGGTTAAGGCGATGGCCGGATCGCCCCACCCCAGCTCCTCGGTGGCGATCACCGCCAGTCGGTTCCCTTGACGCTCAGATTTTGATTTTCCGCTATCCTTTTCAGGCTTTTGGTTCGTTAACCCAAATGACGAAGTATTGAGCTGAACTCCCAACTTGTTAATCTTTTCGAGCCATTCGTCCGGTACCTTCGCCATTTTGTCCGCTTCCATGGAGATCGGCCGCATTTCATTTTGTGCAAACCAGTGTACAACCTCCTTCACTTGCTGTTGGTGCGGTGATAATTCGAAAGAGATCATCGGGCATCCCCCTTCCTACTCAGACTTCGGCCGATGCGTGCTCCCGCAGGATCTGCTCGCCGCGCCGTGCCGCCAGATCCCCTTCCCTGCCGTACAGGATGATTTGTGCCTGCGCATCGCGCATCCATTTTTCAACCGGGTACTCTTGAACATACCCATGACCACCGAGCAACTGGACCGCGGAATCGGTGACGAAGCGAAGGGACCGGTGTACTCGCGACAAGGTACCCATCGCTGATTGACCGCCCTCACCGTCAATTTTCACTGCGGACCGCCAAACCAGATGGCGCGTTGCCTGTGTCTCGATGGCCATGTCGGCGAGATTGAAGGAGACTCCCTGAAACTTGGCGATCTCCTGGCCGAATGCCTTTCGGTATGCGGTATATTCAGCGGCATAGGAGAGTGCCGCTTGCATGATGCCGACCTCCTTGGCGGATTCCACTACATGGACCCGGGCCAATGCCTGTATAAGAAAATCACGTGCCTCCCTTTCCTTGGCGAGAACCTGCTCTTGCGTGACCATCTCGTTATCAAAGTGCAAGCGTGCACAGCCCGCGGCCAGCAAACCCAGCTGGCAGTTCCCTTCTACCGTATGCCACCGGTTGTGGGTTTTATCCAGCCACAGAATCAGGATTTCCCCCTCGGAGTCGGTGACCGCAATGAGAAGATAGTCAGCCCATGCCGCCAATCGCAGAGGCTGTGACGTCCCGCTTAACACATAACCGGTTTCCTGTGGAACCGCCTTTATCTTTGCAGTCGGGGGGACCACTCCATCTGCAGCGTGAAGGAAAGCGACAGCCGGCCAGCATCCGTCCAGGCCGGCATTCTTATACGACTTCAAAACCGGGCTATCCGGGAGTAGACGAATCAATGAGGCGGCATCCCCGGGACCGGGCAATCCCTGTACCACAGCCAAATCGCCGAAACTGAGGGATTCCAGTATCTGAACTTGAGAGATTAACGGCATCTCCATTCCTCCCCAACTCTCGGGAAGTTCAAGTGCCATAAAGCCTAATTCGCACCCCTTCTTCACAAGATCGGGATCGACTCGCCGGTTCTGTTCACACTCCCTTGCCATGGGTCGAACCCTCTCATCGGCAAAATTCCTGGCGAGATTGACAAACGCTCGCTCCTCTTCCGCAGGCTGATAGGAAATCAAACCAAAACCCCCTTCCGATCCCCTTCGAAATAAATCCATCCTTAGGGCGTTTCTGAACAATCTGTCGGGCGAGATTCCGGGTCAGTATGGCTTTCTCCGTTTCGTTGCAAAAAGCGCATAGCGAGACCAGGGAACAAAAGTGACCCAGGCGAGACTTGTGCTCAGTGAGTGCAATGGCGAACCAAAAGCCATACCGACCCTCCCTTTTTCTCACGGAAAATTGAATGACCAGACAGGCTTTAGTACTGATACGTATCAGTACTGTCCGATGTAAAAAAACCCGTTAAATGTGAACCGTCGTGTTCTTAGTTATCAGATTGGCAAAGGCGCCGACCACAACCCGATTAAGCAACCGTGCCAGCCGATCGAGCTCGATTTCCTTTTCGGATTCAAAAAGTTTTTGTATGACCACTTCGTTAATCGCACCCACCATTGCCTGGGCAACAATCTTCATTTCTTCATCTGTCACTGTTTCGGACAATCCGGTTCGAACCGTACCGTAAAACAAATCGGCAAACCGCTTGTGTACGTCCCGCCGCACCTCTTCCACGGCTTGACTAACCCCCACAGAAGAAACGAGCAGCAACTGAGCGATCGAGATCCTGGTCAGGCAAATCTCGATGTAACGATGAATGCCGGCAAACGCTTTGTAAGCCATCCGTTCTTCCTTGTAGACAGCCTGCTCCA
The nucleotide sequence above comes from Desmospora profundinema. Encoded proteins:
- a CDS encoding AMP-dependent synthetase/ligase, with product MKAKNLLEMVYHSVQRYPDKAVLMWKSDGSYRSMRYGEFWEEVRHVAAGLAQLGVGRNDKVAIVSENNPKWPVSDLAICSLGAVSVPIYPTLPSNQVTYILQNADCRVAVVENRDQLKKVVSGETNIHRIVVMHPGAVLPRVERVWSFFQLAKNGAEHPLENWERIWSEIDRDQLASIIHTSGTTGEPKGAMLTHGNFLSNIEGVQFWCLEARPDDVTLSYLPLSHVFERMAGQFLPLSVGATIAYAESIDTIQDNLQEVKPTGIITVPRLLEKVYARVQDQIKASTPLRRKIFDWAVQVGMERYEYILQQPMDRLINGEWPPFLRQRWKCADRLVYRKVKARLGGNLRGVISGGAALNPEIARFFWAINIPVLEGYGLTETSPVVASNPIVRAKAGTVGKPLPNLEVRIASDGEVLVRGPNVMKGYYKNEEATAQYLKDGWFSTGDLGEIDEEGYLKIVDRKKRILVLSTGKNVAPQPVEHAINQSTFIEQSAVIGHQRKFVIVLVIPDWETLIPWARKKGIPSKSRSDLVRHPEVQKQMVSMVKNGVKAFAPHEQPKKVVILSDEWTVETGECSPSLKVRIHEVERKYKEVIRAAYSEDGSSKPGSAVSEVAATAAIHSSVEGKA
- a CDS encoding SCP2 sterol-binding domain-containing protein; the encoded protein is MAKEMKDYTVEEMWREIEKNLNENPKPIEGMIVVYQYDISGDEGGTYQLHLSDGKAKVEKGTTADADCTLQMSTDDFKEMLVGNLNGTAAFMSGKLKVKGNIGLAMKLDHLLRQYGTGRFK
- a CDS encoding acyl-CoA dehydrogenase family protein, encoding MISFELSPHQQQVKEVVHWFAQNEMRPISMEADKMAKVPDEWLEKINKLGVQLNTSSFGLTNQKPEKDSGKSKSERQGNRLAVIATEELGWGDPAIALTLPGPGLGGPPVQSSGTPEQKQRFLSIFSKDEPPRWGAYALTEPEAGSDVSGIRTTAKKTDGGYILNGQKIFITNGGRASWVVVFATVDRNLGRAGHRAFVVEKGTPGFSCTRLAHKMGIRASETAELLLEDCFVPAENLLGGKSFYETRGSGPSGFRVAMKTFDNTRPLVAAMAIGIARAAYEYTLDLVRTEYPKQGRFFHLAAELLAQAELDIEAARLLTWEAAWKADIGQPNAKEAAMCKAYSGKMALDVCAKCLELLGPVGLDEHIVEKLYRDAKIFDIFEGTNQVQKLITARHLYQPYGVRV
- a CDS encoding acyl-CoA dehydrogenase family protein, translated to MISYQPAEEERAFVNLARNFADERVRPMARECEQNRRVDPDLVKKGCELGFMALELPESWGGMEMPLISQVQILESLSFGDLAVVQGLPGPGDAASLIRLLPDSPVLKSYKNAGLDGCWPAVAFLHAADGVVPPTAKIKAVPQETGYVLSGTSQPLRLAAWADYLLIAVTDSEGEILILWLDKTHNRWHTVEGNCQLGLLAAGCARLHFDNEMVTQEQVLAKEREARDFLIQALARVHVVESAKEVGIMQAALSYAAEYTAYRKAFGQEIAKFQGVSFNLADMAIETQATRHLVWRSAVKIDGEGGQSAMGTLSRVHRSLRFVTDSAVQLLGGHGYVQEYPVEKWMRDAQAQIILYGREGDLAARRGEQILREHASAEV
- a CDS encoding TetR/AcrR family transcriptional regulator produces the protein MKPLLFMTEMPKDAQEKMLFVALNLFTSKGFKETSILEVVEQARVSKTTFYNHFNSKEELLVSLFKQLAEEIIEEVEQAVYKEERMAYKAFAGIHRYIEICLTRISIAQLLLVSSVGVSQAVEEVRRDVHKRFADLFYGTVRTGLSETVTDEEMKIVAQAMVGAINEVVIQKLFESEKEIELDRLARLLNRVVVGAFANLITKNTTVHI